One Triticum dicoccoides isolate Atlit2015 ecotype Zavitan chromosome 4B, WEW_v2.0, whole genome shotgun sequence genomic window carries:
- the LOC119291012 gene encoding chaperone protein dnaJ 11, chloroplastic-like, whose amino-acid sequence MISPRPTLSSGFFSRSASFSRPASFSPSPPASPAAQAPPPLLSAPFARPATLSCSAVAAPGRGASSCLYDVLGLDAGASDGEIKAAYRRLARAVHPDVSPHPADDFIRVHAAYSTLSDPSKRADYDRRMIMIPSAVGRRSAPNLARSPSFPGCRRRTWETDQCW is encoded by the coding sequence ATGATCTCCCCGCGCCCCACTCTCTCCTCCGGTTTCTTCTCCCGCTCCGCCTCCTTCTCCCGCCCGGCCTCATTCTCCCCgtcgccgcctgcctcgccggccgcccaggcgccgccgccgctgctctcggCCCCGTTCGCCCGCCCCGCCACCTTATCCtgctccgccgtcgccgccccgggacGCGGCGCCTCCTCCTGCTTGTACGACGTGCTCGGCCTCGACGCCGGCGCGAGCGACGGGGAGATCAAGGCCGCGTACCGCCGCCTGGCGCGCGCCGTCCACCCGGACGTGTCCCCGCACCCCGCCGACGACTTCATACGGGTGCACGCCGCCTACAGCACGCTCTCCGACCCCAGCAAGCGCGCCGACTACGACCGCCGCATGATCATGATCCCCTCCGCCGTCGGCCGCCGCAGCGCCCCGAACCTCGCCCGCTCGCCGTCGTTCCCCGGGTGCCGTCGCCGCACCTGGGAGACTGACCAGTGCTGGTGA